One window of the Papaver somniferum cultivar HN1 unplaced genomic scaffold, ASM357369v1 unplaced-scaffold_115, whole genome shotgun sequence genome contains the following:
- the LOC113329258 gene encoding uncharacterized protein LOC113329258: MPTRRALNHLFGVNYLKIRRLDIIKYYHVEGPNEEECLTPEFAFQKLNKMAQGLGNVDLVDGKLVSIGEDSVVKDEGIEQRIKTFKSFGRLYLGTPSVQQSLKKRATTSSLDATESIPELCFGRSDEREPLTLKTLTSVCSYLNVSGQQRKSVRLAICSQVNQHRIWTGALKKIFSGLKAEIESMNYQQRQSLSVKEITVSEQIISRCFRFLSETCTTFNPDSTSWMRVAPTPKYYHWPSHRWEDLLDMFNDLIKCSKNEMGVFPHMVKLEIMKEGLYQIKDVLVDRDIGYREARQQESLMQKKLSKTLGHSSQCLFTLLQYYLYGSVRDLEIEVRGGVYEREDKKNGVCLCIGKILTSDNEKMIGIGVKQLDKALGLFKFVWETAEMKGVLELQGHLWCLGAEDRILTYRGNTFFLHGIKH; encoded by the coding sequence ATGCCAACTCGACGTGCGTTAAATCATCTCTTTGGTGTAAATTATCTCAAAATTAGGAGATTGGATATTATCAAGTACTATCATGTAGAAGGACCAAATGAAGAGGAGTGTCTCACACCTGAATTTGCTTTTCAGAAGTTGAACAAGATGGCTCAGGGGTTAGGAAATGTGGATTTGGTTGATGGAAAATTAGTCAGTATTGGAGAAGATTCAGTTGTGAAGGATGAAGGTATCGAGCAGCGGATAAAAACCTTCAAGTCCTTTGGTAGGTTGTACCTTGGGACTCCCTCGGTTCAACAATCGCTGAAGAAGAGAGCTACGACAAGCTCACTGGATGCTACGGAGTCCATTCCAGAATTGTGCTTTGGTCGATCAGATGAAAGGGAACCCTTAACGTTGAAGACACTTACCAGCGTGTGCAGCTACCTGAATGTCTCTGGCCAACAGAGGAAGTCAGTGCGGCTAGCTATTTGCTCACAAGTCAATCAGCATAGAATATGGACGGGTGCTCTTAAAAAGATATTTTCAGGCTTAAAAGCTGAGATTGAGTCCATGAATTATCAACAGCGTCAATCCTTGTCCGTGAAAGAAATTACGGTGAGTGAACAGATCATTTCTAGATGCTTCCGGTTTTTATCTGAAACGTGCACTACTTTTAACCCTGACTCCACCTCATGGATGCGAGTGGCGCCTACACCAAAATACTACCATTGGCCTTCTCACCGATGGGAAGATTTACTTGACATGTTCAATGATCTCATCAAGTGTTCAAAAAATGAGATGGGTGTATTCCCTCATATGGTGAAGCTGGAAATAATGAAAGAAGGGTTGTATCAGATCAAGGATGTGTTGGTGGATAGAGATATTGGATACAGAGAAGCTCGGCAGCAGGAAAGCTTAATGCAGAAAAAGCTGTCAAAGACTTTAGGCCACTCATCGCAATGCTTGTTCACACTTTTGCAGTACTATCTCTACGGGAGTGTTAGAGACCTTGAAATAGAAGTCCGCGGAGGTGTTTATGAGAGGGAAGATAAGAAGAATGGGGTCTGTTTGTGTATTGGGAAGATTTTGACATCTGATAACGAGAAGATGATAGGAATTGGGGTGAAGCAATTGGACAAGGCTCTTGGGTTATTCAAATTTGTTTGGGAAACTGCTGAAATGAAAGGGGTTTTGGAGTTGCAAGGGCATTTGTGGTGTCTAGGTGCCGAAGACAGAATCCTTACTTATAGAGGTAATACATTCTTTCTACATGGAATTAAGCATTAA
- the LOC113328994 gene encoding non-classical arabinogalactan protein 31-like, whose amino-acid sequence MALSKVIVSLMLLISLGIAVSSEAVVVDGYPAPKKPVVVVAPASPPKKSPVVVAPAPAPIYYGAPSPISVPPTSAASPPIYLPLRRLIAVQGVVFAKPCADFGHDTLMHSSPLEGAMVKMVCHGKPKDNPLMLIAVTDKNGYFFIPPTKKVSEYGAQKRCRVFLHSPPAKSKFQHSTHMNSGLSGAYLRRTKSLTPLPFVLYTVGPFAYEPLPSVCHQKV is encoded by the exons ATGGCTTTGTCTAAGGTTATTGTTTCATTGATGCTTTTGATTTCACTTGGTATTGCTGTTAGTAGTGAAGCCGTAGTTGTTGACGGATATCCTGCTCCAAAAAAACCGGTGGTTGTTGTTGCCCCTGCATCCCCTCCCAAGAAATCACCAGTTGTTGTTGCCCCTGCACCCGCTCCCATTTACTACGGAGCACCATCTCCAATTTCTGTTCCACCAACTTCTGCTGCATCTCCACCTATTTATCTTCCATTAAGAAGGCTTATTGCGGTTCAAGGTGTTGTTTTCGCCAAGCCATGCGCAGATTTTGGCCATGATACACTTATGCACTCTTCACCACTAGAAG GTGCTATGGTGAAGATGGTATGTCACGGCAAGCCCAAAGATAACCCACTAATGCTAATAGCTGTGACAGACAAGAATGGTTATTTCTTCATCCCACCAACAAAGAAGGTGAGTGAATATGGTGCTCAGAAGAGGTGCAGAGTCTTCTTACATTCACCACCAGCCAAGTCCAAGTTCCAACACTCAACACACATGAATAGCGGTCTAAGTGGTGCCTACTTGAGGAGAACCAAGTCACTCACACCTCTTCCATTTGTTCTTTACACTGTTGGTCCCTTTGCATATGAACCACTTCCATCAGTTTGCCACCAGAAAGTTTAA